A genomic segment from Nocardia cyriacigeorgica GUH-2 encodes:
- a CDS encoding MlaE family ABC transporter permease produces the protein MPERSALSTSTRLLRENFSETVVSALRTFGRSTQMASESAAGAVSDIVRLRFQWREALNQAWYLITVTAIPAILMAVPFGVIVSVQVGNLIHQIGADSLLGAAGGLGVIKQGAPMATGLLLGAAGAAAIAADLGARNIREEIDAMRTMGISPLHRLVIPRMVAMVFVAPMLNILIIFTGVIAGYAVAIGPQGVTPGSYWGTFGSFTVVADIGVSIAKSVLFGFIVVVIACQRGLEAKGGPRGVADGVNAAVVLSVVSIAITNLIITQLVSMFLPTRLA, from the coding sequence ATGCCTGAACGTAGCGCGCTATCGACGTCGACGAGGTTGCTCAGGGAAAACTTTTCCGAAACCGTAGTGTCGGCGCTCAGAACTTTTGGCCGGTCGACGCAGATGGCTTCTGAGTCGGCTGCGGGAGCAGTAAGCGATATCGTTCGTTTGAGATTCCAGTGGCGAGAGGCACTGAATCAAGCTTGGTATCTGATCACCGTTACTGCGATTCCGGCCATCCTGATGGCCGTGCCTTTCGGTGTCATCGTTTCCGTCCAGGTCGGAAACTTGATTCATCAAATCGGGGCGGACTCCCTGCTCGGTGCCGCTGGTGGATTGGGTGTGATCAAACAGGGCGCCCCCATGGCAACAGGGCTGCTGCTGGGTGCGGCCGGAGCGGCCGCAATCGCGGCGGATCTGGGTGCACGTAACATTCGCGAAGAAATCGATGCCATGCGAACGATGGGCATCAGCCCCTTGCACCGACTCGTTATTCCTCGGATGGTGGCGATGGTTTTCGTCGCGCCGATGCTCAATATCTTGATCATCTTCACGGGCGTGATAGCTGGATATGCGGTCGCAATCGGCCCCCAGGGAGTGACCCCCGGCAGCTACTGGGGAACGTTCGGCTCTTTCACCGTTGTCGCGGACATCGGTGTCTCGATAGCCAAGTCCGTGCTGTTCGGATTCATCGTGGTCGTGATCGCGTGCCAGCGGGGGCTCGAGGCAAAAGGCGGTCCGCGCGGAGTGGCGGATGGCGTGAACGCGGCTGTAGTTCTCTCCGTAGTTTCCATCGCCATCACGAACCTCATAATTACTCAGCTGGTGTCGATGTTCCTTCCGACGAGGCTGGCCTAG